One Burkholderia sp. 9120 genomic window, AGCCCAACCAGCGGCGTGCGTTCTGGAACACGCGCAGCCACGGGCTTGCGTCCGTGCTGCCCTCACCCCAGCCTTCCGGATGCCAGCTCATCTGCACCGCGCGATGCACGCGCTCGGTGTGCGGCATCAGCACCGTGAAGCGGCCGTCCGGCGTGGTGACCGACGTGATGCCCTCCGGCGAGCCGTTCGGGTTGAACGGATACTGCTCGGTCGCCTGACCACGGTGATCGACAAAGCGCATGGCCACGGCCACCTTCGACGCGTCGCCCTGCTGCGAGAAGTCCGCATAGCCTTCGCCGTGAGCGATCGCCACCGGAATGCGCGAGCCTTCCATACCGTTGAAGAAGATCGACGGCGAAGCCTGCACTTCGACCAGCGAGAAGCGCGCTTCGAATTTCTCCGACTTGTTGCGCGTGAACTTCGGCCAGGCTTGCGCGCCCGGGATCATCGATGCGAGGCTGCTCATCATCTGGCAACCGTTGCAGATGCCCAGCGCGAACGTGTCTTCGCGACCGAAGAACGCGGCGAACATGTCGGCCAGTTGCGCGTTGAAGCGAATCGCCTTCGCCCAGCCTTCACCCGCGCCTAGCGTGTCGCCGTACGAGAAGCCGCCGCACGCCACCGCCCCGGCGAAATCCGCCAGATTGGCGCGGCCTGCCAGCAGATCGCTCATGTGCACGTCGTGCGCGTCGAAGCCGGCGCGGTCGAATGCGTACGCGGTTTCGAGGTGCGAGTTCACGCCCTGCTCACGCAGGATCGCGACACGCGGACGCGCGCTCTTGCCGATGAACGGCGCGGCCACGTCTTCTTTCGGATCGAAGCTCAAGACCGGCGTAATGCCCGGATCGGCCGCGTCCGACAGCATGTCGTATTCGGCGTCGGCGCAAGCCGGGTTATCGCGCAGACGCGAGATACGCCAGCTCACTTCGCTCCACGTGCGATGTAGCTCGGTGCGCGGCGCTTCGTAGATCTTCTTCGCGTCGCGATAGATTTCGATCGTGTCGCGCTCGTTGAGCTTGCCGATCACATGCGAGCACGCCGACAGGCCGTGTTCGCGCAATGCGGCTAGCACCGCGTCGCGGTCCGTTGCACGCACCTGGATCACGGCGCCGAGTTCTTCGTTGAACAGCGCGCGGATCGTGCGGTCTTCACGGCGGCCGCTGGTCTGCTTGGCCCAGTCTTTCGCGTCGCCGTAATCGGATTCGTGGTTCGGATCGAGCACCAGCATGTCGACGTTCAGCGACACGCCCACGTGACCCGCGAACGCCATTTCGCACACCGTCGCCCACAGGCCGCCGTCCGAGCGGTCGTGGTACGCGAGCAGTTTGCCTTCGCTATTCAGCGCCTGGATCGCGGCGAAGAAACGCTTCAGATCTTCCGGATCGTCGACGTCCGGCACCGTGTCGCCGACCTGCTGCGTGACCTGCGCGAGAATACTGCCGCCCAGACGATGCTTGCCGCGGCCGAGGTCGATCGCGATCAGCACCGAGTCGCCCACGCCATCTGTACCGTTGGCGCGGCGCAGTTGCGGCGTGAGGTGCTTCCGTACGTCTTCCACCGGCGCGAACGCCGTGATGATCAGCGAGACCGGCGCGACCACTTCTTTCGCAACGCCGTGGTCTTCCCACTTGGTGCGCATGGACAGCGAATCTTTACCGACCGGAATGCTGATACCGAGCGCCGGGCACAGTTCCATGCCGATCGCCTTGACCGTGTCGTACAGCGCGGCGTCTTCACCGGCTGCGCCACATGCGGCCATCCAGTTCGCCGACAGCTTGAGCTTGTCGAGCGACGCGATCGGCGCCGCCGCAATGTTCGTGACCGCCTCGCCGACCGCCATGCGGCCCGACGCCGGCGCGTTGATCACGGCGAGCGGCGTGCGCTCGGCCATGGTCATCGCTTCGCCGCGGAAACCCGCGTAGTCCATCGTGGTGATCGCGACATCGGCCACCGGCACTTGCCACGGACCGACCATCTGGTCACGCGCGGTCGTGCCGCCCACCGAACGATCGCCGATGGTAATCAGGAACGACTTGCTCGCGACCGTGGGGTGACGCAGCACGCTGACCGCGACGTCCGGCAACGCAATCCCGGTGACGTCCACCGGTTCGAGCTTCTGCTCGACCCGCTTGACGTCGCGATGCATGCGCGGCGCTTTGCCGAGCAGCACTTCCATCGGCATATCGACCGGTTGATGCGCGCTGTCCGCGTTCTGCTCGGAGTCGATCACCTTCAGTTGACGCTCGGCGGTCGCCGTGCCGATCACCGCGAACGGGCAGCGCTCGCGCAGGCACATGGCTTCGAACGCCGGCAGATCGGCCGGCGCGATGGCCAGCACGTAACGTTCTTGCGCTTCGTTCGACCAGATTTCGCGCGGCGACAAACCGCTCTCTTCGAGCTGGATCTTGCGCAGATCGAACAACGCACCCTTGCTGGCGCCGTCGACCACTTCCGGGAACGCGTTCGACAAACCGCCCGCGCCGACGTCGTGAATGCTCAGAATCGGGTTCTTGTCGCCGAGCTGCCAGCACGCGTTGATGACTTCCTGCGCCCGGCGTTCGATTTCGGGGTTGCCGCGCTGCACCGAGTCGAAGTCGAGCTCGGCGGTATTGGTGCCGGTCGCCATGGAACTCGCCGCGCCGCCGCCCATGCCGATCCGCATGCCCGGGCCGCCGATCTGGATCAGCAGCGAGCCTTCCGGCAGATCGTGCTTATGCGTGTGCTGGTCCGAAATATTGCCGATGCCGCCGGCGATCATGATCGGCTTGTGATAGCCGCGCACCAGACCCGCGACGTTCTGCTCGTAAGCGCGGAAATAGCCGCCCAGATTCGGCCGGCCGAATTCGTTGTTGAACGCGGCGCCGCCGAGCGGGCCGTCGATCATGATTTGCAGCGGCGATGCGATGCGGTCCGGACGGCCGTACGCTTCGTGCTGCTCCGCGGGATTGCGGTGTGCGAGCGGCTGCGCGACGTCGCGCGCGTTTTCCCATGCCTCGACGCCGTCCGGCAACGCCAGATTCGACACCGTGAAGCCGGCCAGACCCGCCTTCGGACGTGCGCCGCGACCGGTCGCGCCTTCGTCGCGGATTTCACCGCCCGAGCCGGTGGACGCGCCCGGGAACGGCGAGATCGCGGTCGGGTGGTTATGCGTTTCCACCTTCATCAGCGTGTGCGTGAGTTCGACGCCACGGCGATAGTGTTCCGGCAGTTCGCTCGTGCCGAGGTCGGCCGGCGTGCGCGGGAACCAGCGCTCGGCCATGCCGCCCGCCATGATCGCCGAGTTGTCCGAATACGCGACGATCGTGCCTTGCGGATTCAGCTTCTCGGTATTGCGGATCATGTTGAACAGCGAGATGTCCTGCTTCTCGCCGTCGATACTCCAGTCCGCGTTGAAAATCTTGTGACGGCAGTGTTCGCTGTTGGCCTGCGCGAACATCATCAGTTCGACGTCGGTCGGGTTGCGGCCGAGTGTCGTGAACGCGTCGATCAGGTAGTCGATTTCGTCGTCCGCCAGTGCGAGGCCCAGTTCCGTGTTCGCCGCTTCCAGCGCGCCGCGGCCGTGGCCGAGCACGTCGACGGTTTGCAGCGGCTTGGCCGGCAGTTCGTCGAACAGATGCAGCGCGTGTTCGCGCGAGCTCGACACGCTTTCGGTCATGCGGTCGTGCAGCGCGGCGACGACAGCCGCGCGGGCTTCGTCGGAGAGTGCCTTCTTGCCGCCCAGCAGGCCGCTTTTCAGCGTGACCGTGTACTCGACGCCGCGCTCGATCCGGCGCACCTGCGTGAGACCGCACAGATGCGCGATGTCGGTGGCCTTGCTGGCCCACGGCGACACCGTGCCGAAGCGCGGCACCACGAGGAAGGTTTCGGCCGTGCCGCGCTCTTTGCTTTCTTCGAGCGGATCGCCGTAGTGCATCAGCGCTTCGATCTTCGCCGTGTCTTCAGCGGACAGCTCGCTCTGGGCGTTGACGAAGTGCAGATACTGCCCGCGCACGCCGGTGATGTTCGGGTCGATGCGCGTAAGCGTGTCGAGCAGGCGGGTTTGACGGAAATCGGAAAGGGCCGAAGCGCCGGGGAAACACGAGAAGTGGGCCATGGACTTGACTTTGCGTCGCTCAGTGATGCCGAGAAGTCGCGCGTGCAGGCGACGTGAGGCGGAAAAGAAGTCCGAGATTATACCCCGGGAAAGGGCTTCCGGCCGCCTTGCCGGTGCGCTTTCGGCCCGCTCGCGCCGCGCCGCGCGACGCTTTCCGGCGTGCCGCCCGCGTGGCCGCGCGAGCACTTTGGCTGCTATCATTCGCCCTTTCACCAGATCGGCGCGAGCGGCCTGAGGCAATGAGTCAGGCCGGGCAATGCGCGCCGCATGTCACGCTCAACGGGAGCGCGCCGCTTCGGCGTCCCGTCGGCCATTCGAATCAGAACATGGATGTCATCGTCATCGGCGGCGGGATTGCGGGCGTCGCCACCGCTTATCAATTGCGCGCGACCGGTCACCGGGTCTGCGTCGTCGAGCGTCACGCCACGGTGGCGCAAGGC contains:
- the purL gene encoding phosphoribosylformylglycinamidine synthase; the protein is MAHFSCFPGASALSDFRQTRLLDTLTRIDPNITGVRGQYLHFVNAQSELSAEDTAKIEALMHYGDPLEESKERGTAETFLVVPRFGTVSPWASKATDIAHLCGLTQVRRIERGVEYTVTLKSGLLGGKKALSDEARAAVVAALHDRMTESVSSSREHALHLFDELPAKPLQTVDVLGHGRGALEAANTELGLALADDEIDYLIDAFTTLGRNPTDVELMMFAQANSEHCRHKIFNADWSIDGEKQDISLFNMIRNTEKLNPQGTIVAYSDNSAIMAGGMAERWFPRTPADLGTSELPEHYRRGVELTHTLMKVETHNHPTAISPFPGASTGSGGEIRDEGATGRGARPKAGLAGFTVSNLALPDGVEAWENARDVAQPLAHRNPAEQHEAYGRPDRIASPLQIMIDGPLGGAAFNNEFGRPNLGGYFRAYEQNVAGLVRGYHKPIMIAGGIGNISDQHTHKHDLPEGSLLIQIGGPGMRIGMGGGAASSMATGTNTAELDFDSVQRGNPEIERRAQEVINACWQLGDKNPILSIHDVGAGGLSNAFPEVVDGASKGALFDLRKIQLEESGLSPREIWSNEAQERYVLAIAPADLPAFEAMCLRERCPFAVIGTATAERQLKVIDSEQNADSAHQPVDMPMEVLLGKAPRMHRDVKRVEQKLEPVDVTGIALPDVAVSVLRHPTVASKSFLITIGDRSVGGTTARDQMVGPWQVPVADVAITTMDYAGFRGEAMTMAERTPLAVINAPASGRMAVGEAVTNIAAAPIASLDKLKLSANWMAACGAAGEDAALYDTVKAIGMELCPALGISIPVGKDSLSMRTKWEDHGVAKEVVAPVSLIITAFAPVEDVRKHLTPQLRRANGTDGVGDSVLIAIDLGRGKHRLGGSILAQVTQQVGDTVPDVDDPEDLKRFFAAIQALNSEGKLLAYHDRSDGGLWATVCEMAFAGHVGVSLNVDMLVLDPNHESDYGDAKDWAKQTSGRREDRTIRALFNEELGAVIQVRATDRDAVLAALREHGLSACSHVIGKLNERDTIEIYRDAKKIYEAPRTELHRTWSEVSWRISRLRDNPACADAEYDMLSDAADPGITPVLSFDPKEDVAAPFIGKSARPRVAILREQGVNSHLETAYAFDRAGFDAHDVHMSDLLAGRANLADFAGAVACGGFSYGDTLGAGEGWAKAIRFNAQLADMFAAFFGREDTFALGICNGCQMMSSLASMIPGAQAWPKFTRNKSEKFEARFSLVEVQASPSIFFNGMEGSRIPVAIAHGEGYADFSQQGDASKVAVAMRFVDHRGQATEQYPFNPNGSPEGITSVTTPDGRFTVLMPHTERVHRAVQMSWHPEGWGEGSTDASPWLRVFQNARRWLG